From the Pleurodeles waltl isolate 20211129_DDA chromosome 6, aPleWal1.hap1.20221129, whole genome shotgun sequence genome, the window GCACTGGTATTAATTGGCATGGCGGTGTACAGACTCACAGTCTAGTAAAACAACTGTGTCGAAGATATGGTGAAGGAAGCATGTTACCCAACACAATGGGCATGGTTGTGAGCTGTTTCACAGTCCAACAGACCCCCTGTGGCAGTGAAGGGAGTGATTGTTTCTAGGGAAATCTCTGCCTCACACTCAAACTGCACTCCCCCTGCTGGCAGAAGGAGAAGGTTCTTGTGGCTTCTGGAAATTACCTGTGAGTGCGAGATGACTGACACTTTTTCAAAGCAAGGCCCATCCAGCAGTTCCTCCTCTGTCCCTGGAGGAACAGCATTGGGGAGGCTCAGCCCTGCCATGGTGGCAGGTGCATCCTTCTGGAAGGTGGTGTCATGGTGATAGGACACCAGTTCATTGCTAAAGTTGACTGTCTCAACAGCTGCACTGGAACAGAAGCGGTTGCAGCCTAGAATAGTGGAGAAGGCCTTCCGGAAGTCCGCGTTAAAGGCATAGATGACTGGGTTAAGTGAGGAGTTAGCCCAGCCAAACCACACAAAGATGTTGAAGGTAGTCTCACTGACACATGGTGGCTCGGCCTCCCCTTCCAGAGACATGCTGATGTCACAAAAGGGCACCAGACAGTTAAGTACAAAGAAGGGTAGCCAGCAGAAGACAAACactcccatgatgatggagagagTTTTGAGTACCTTGGTTTCCTTCTTAAAGGAAGTCTTGAGTGAATTCTCATGTGGGCAGTCTGGTTGGCAGCTCTGGGCATGCTCCACTGCACGCTCCAGGGAGGAGATCCTGCGGATTTGTGTCTGTGCAATACGATAAATGCGGGTATAGGTGCCAATCATGATAGCgactgggatgtagaagctgatgAGGGAGGAAGAGATGGCATAGGTGCGGCTCAAGCTTGAGTCACAATTAATGCTTTGATTGGTGGCATTCAAGGCCATGTCAGATTCTGGGGCCTTGTGCCAATTAAGTTGCACTGGAATGAAGGAGATTAGGATGGACAGTGTCCAGGCCACGCCAATCATGATGAAGGCCACTCTCTGTGTCATTTTCCTTTCATATCGGAAGGGACTGGCGATGGCCCAGTAACGGTCCAGGCTGATAATGCAGAGGTTGAGGATGGAAGCAGTGGAGCACATGATATCAAAAGCCACCCAGATGTCACAAAAATTGCCAAAGAGCCAGTAGCCAGCCACTTCAGTGACAGCCTTCCAGGGCATGACCAGGAGAGCAACAAAGAGGTCAGACACGGCTAACGAGATGACGAAGAAGTTAGTGACCTTTGACCGCAGGTGGCGGAACTTGATGACAGCCAGGCAGACCAGTGTGTTGCCCAGCAGCGTGGAGAGGATGAGCAGAGAGAGAAGTACGCCAGCCAGGGCCCGCAGGCTCAAGCCTGTAACTAGTTCTGCGCCTGGCAACACATGGCTTACATTGGAAAAGGACACGTTTTCCATGGGGGGCGGCAGCAGAAAATCCCTATttattgtattttcactttttcAGAACAAGAGAAGCCCATACCTCTCACCCGGTTTATTCTCCACGGAGAGGGAAGTCTGCTGTTCAGCATTGGGATACCATTTAAGTCAACGAGGCACACCATATTTAGGAGGGTGACGCAAGTCTGCTTCAGACGGCGATCCAAGTAAACTCCAACGTGAGGTCTGGTTTCTTATGGGTTATTAAAACATTCCAAAGAGCCTTTCCCCCAGCTAAATGAAGGTGAGCTTAGAAGGCAGGTGAAACACTTGCTGCCTATGTTCTTCCGCGTGCTCCTGCAAGAGCCGACGCGCAGATGCCTTCACGTGCACTTCCTCAGTATGAGTCTGTCCGGCTTCGGGGCCGAATTGAGGCGCAGCATCCCCAACGAGCAGCTCACAAGCCAGGGAATCGCCTTCCAAACATTTGCTCCATAAAAGATAAAGCCATCCGTCGAAATGCGCAGTACTGAAAACTCCACAAACATGAAAGCGAAAGGCTGCACACACTTCGAGTGTCCTCGGAAATATGACAATGATGACAGGTCCGTGCTCGGTGGAGTTCCCACAGACTTGCAGAAATCAGTTAACTTTGGCGCGGACTCGGGTACACTAAGTATTCTGCGTTTGATGGGAGGTGCAAAGCTTCGTCCTCTGCGCGCCCCCTTTCCGTGTACAGCCGGCAGCGCCTACAGATGTGGTTGTGTGTTCGCCTCATCCCGTAGCACCGGATACTGCTGTTGTATCCACCGCTCCACCTGCAGCAGTAGGAGGAAAAACGTTGATGTGGGGGGCCGGCAGAAGTCGTAGGAGAACAAAGCAAAGCTGACCTGCCTTTGCCGGGCGTGTGAGCACCGACAGCCCTTTCCCCTCTCTGTGTGAAGGCAGCGCTGCCATCCTGGCTAAACATAGCAATGCAAGCGAGCGGAGGAACGCCCTCTAGGGGCAGAGAGCTTTATTGGAACAGGTTTAAAGCTCAGATAAACGAGCAGCTTCAGCGGAAGAGCCTGTCAGCCTGAGCATGGCGATGCCTGGGAGGGGGGTGTGCGGCCACGATTTCTCGGCACGGCAAACGCGCTCAGGACGTCTTGGCGCCCCGAGGTGTACACAacagtgtatttatttgtttatttatttatttaaggcgTTTTTATA encodes:
- the LOC138302067 gene encoding D(1C) dopamine receptor-like; this translates as MENVSFSNVSHVLPGAELVTGLSLRALAGVLLSLLILSTLLGNTLVCLAVIKFRHLRSKVTNFFVISLAVSDLFVALLVMPWKAVTEVAGYWLFGNFCDIWVAFDIMCSTASILNLCIISLDRYWAIASPFRYERKMTQRVAFIMIGVAWTLSILISFIPVQLNWHKAPESDMALNATNQSINCDSSLSRTYAISSSLISFYIPVAIMIGTYTRIYRIAQTQIRRISSLERAVEHAQSCQPDCPHENSLKTSFKKETKVLKTLSIIMGVFVFCWLPFFVLNCLVPFCDISMSLEGEAEPPCVSETTFNIFVWFGWANSSLNPVIYAFNADFRKAFSTILGCNRFCSSAAVETVNFSNELVSYHHDTTFQKDAPATMAGLSLPNAVPPGTEEELLDGPCFEKVSVISHSQVISRSHKNLLLLPAGGVQFECEAEISLETITPFTATGGLLDCETAHNHAHCVG